In one window of Deinococcus sonorensis KR-87 DNA:
- the coxB gene encoding cytochrome c oxidase subunit II — translation MSAFPVFDPASSLARPITQLTSITFWLGLGVFLLVAGLLSWFMWRYRHRGAGGEPAQIFGNTRDEVGWILGAVALVGVLLFLTVRVAGQSSPDTAGPNPDVYVTAHQWYWAFRTPGGAETAGELHIPAGRRVLLDLTSADVIHDFSVPQLARKIDVIPGQHNRLWIEAAKAGTYAGECNEFCGPQHAWMRFRVIADDAASLAGAGPDSPAPTLVAGSAAAHGAQVFREVQCSACHAVQGQTSDFPHDGAVGPDLTHFASRQLMAGGVLTNTPANVQRWLKHTQQVKPGARMPTLPLSDQEINDLSAYLEALK, via the coding sequence ATGAGCGCGTTCCCGGTCTTCGATCCAGCGTCCTCGCTGGCGCGCCCCATCACCCAGCTGACCAGCATCACCTTCTGGCTGGGCCTGGGCGTGTTTCTGCTGGTGGCGGGACTGCTCAGCTGGTTCATGTGGCGCTACCGCCACCGCGGGGCCGGAGGCGAGCCGGCCCAGATCTTCGGCAACACCAGAGATGAGGTGGGCTGGATCCTGGGGGCCGTCGCGCTGGTGGGTGTGCTGCTGTTCCTGACGGTGCGGGTGGCGGGCCAGTCGTCACCTGACACCGCCGGACCCAACCCCGACGTGTATGTGACGGCCCACCAGTGGTACTGGGCCTTCCGCACCCCGGGCGGCGCGGAGACGGCCGGTGAGCTGCACATCCCGGCGGGCCGGCGGGTGCTGCTGGACCTCACCAGCGCCGACGTGATTCACGACTTCTCGGTGCCGCAGCTGGCCCGCAAGATTGACGTGATTCCCGGTCAGCACAACCGGCTGTGGATCGAGGCGGCGAAAGCGGGCACCTACGCCGGCGAATGCAACGAGTTCTGCGGACCGCAGCACGCCTGGATGCGCTTCCGGGTGATCGCGGACGACGCGGCCAGCCTCGCCGGAGCGGGGCCGGACTCTCCCGCCCCCACGCTGGTGGCCGGCAGCGCGGCGGCTCATGGCGCCCAGGTGTTCCGTGAGGTGCAGTGCAGCGCCTGCCACGCCGTGCAGGGCCAGACATCCGACTTTCCGCACGACGGCGCGGTGGGCCCGGACCTGACGCACTTCGCGTCCCGGCAGCTGATGGCGGGCGGCGTGCTGACCAACACCCCGGCCAACGTGCAGCGCTGGCTGAAGCACACCCAGCAGGTGAAGCCCGGCGCGCGGATGCCGACCCTGCCGCTCTCGGATCAGGAGATCAACGACCTCAGCGCCTATCTGGAGGCCCTCAAGTGA
- a CDS encoding FUSC family protein, which produces MPFVRDLLTLGPARRDHLPAGRIALGVALPLLMLLWLGRSDLTIYASFAAFTGIYARNEPLVPRLWHQGVSALLLLACELLGLWLAHSGTGPWGVVMAGGVVAAVGAVLAAALGLRPAGALFFVFAVTGIASLPNPAPLGVALGVAASTALFCLLLGVAGAQVSGRLRPAELSAPPPHPHTETELGAHGLRHLLAASLAGLAAVLSGLGHSPWAMVAAVAPISAQDHAGQVIRALQRILGTLLGVVLAALLLALPLSPWGLALLVVGLQFLAELYVARNYSVAMVFVTPLALLMSQLGNPVPALGLLTSRAAETVIGALIGLLVVVTLRRR; this is translated from the coding sequence GTGCCGTTTGTCCGTGACCTGCTGACCCTAGGCCCGGCCCGCCGCGATCACCTGCCGGCCGGGCGCATCGCGCTGGGGGTGGCCCTGCCGCTGCTGATGCTGCTGTGGCTGGGCCGCAGCGACCTCACCATCTACGCCTCGTTTGCTGCCTTCACCGGCATCTATGCGCGCAATGAGCCGCTGGTCCCGCGCCTGTGGCACCAGGGGGTGAGCGCCCTGCTGCTGCTCGCCTGCGAGCTGCTGGGCCTCTGGCTGGCCCACTCGGGGACCGGGCCATGGGGCGTGGTGATGGCCGGAGGCGTGGTGGCGGCAGTTGGAGCGGTGCTGGCAGCGGCGCTGGGGCTGCGCCCGGCCGGCGCGCTGTTCTTCGTGTTCGCGGTGACCGGCATCGCCAGCCTGCCGAACCCGGCGCCGCTGGGCGTGGCGCTCGGCGTGGCGGCCAGCACGGCCCTGTTCTGCCTGCTGCTGGGCGTGGCGGGGGCGCAGGTGTCGGGCCGGCTGCGCCCCGCGGAGCTGTCCGCGCCCCCGCCGCACCCCCACACGGAGACCGAACTGGGCGCCCACGGCCTGCGGCACCTGCTCGCGGCGTCGCTGGCCGGGCTTGCCGCCGTGCTGTCGGGGCTGGGCCACAGTCCCTGGGCGATGGTGGCGGCAGTGGCACCGATCTCGGCCCAGGACCACGCGGGCCAGGTGATCCGCGCGCTTCAGCGCATCCTCGGCACGCTGCTGGGCGTGGTGCTCGCCGCCCTGCTGCTGGCCCTCCCGCTGTCGCCGTGGGGGCTGGCCCTGCTGGTGGTGGGCCTGCAGTTCCTGGCCGAGCTGTACGTGGCGCGCAACTACAGCGTGGCGATGGTGTTCGTTACGCCGCTGGCGCTGCTGATGTCGCAGCTGGGCAACCCGGTTCCGGCGCTGGGGCTGCTGACGTCCCGCGCGGCTGAGACGGTGATCGGCGCCCTGATCGGGCTGCTGGTGGTGGTGACGCTCCGGCGACGCTAA
- a CDS encoding cytochrome c oxidase subunit I translates to MNQRVPAVSAAPAAAPALSWWRLFTSTDHKSIGLTYMGVAAVFLVLGGLEALVMRLQLAVPNNHLLVGEAYNRFLTMHGTTMIFFVLLPLLLGFTNYLLPLQIGARDMAFPRLNAFSLWLLVGGGLLLYLSPFTGSPSQGWFSYAPLSETAFTPQRGVDLWSVALIVSGYGTTLTAVNILVTGARLRAQGMLYRRLPMFAWMAWVNGFIILFALPCLTAVLMMLEVDRLLGAGLFTRGDPVLWQHYFWLFGHPEIYLLILPAWGIISEIIPVFSRKPIFGYEFVAWSSVAIAFLSFAVYAHHMFAVGLGWPVDLAFGTTSMLIAIPTGIKVFNWLATMWKGSVRYTLPMLYAAAFIVQFTFGGVSGVTFAVVPIDWQLTDTYYVVAHFHYVLFGGSLFAVLAGLHYYYPKFTGRFLDERLGRWGFWLNVIGFNGVFLVQHLLGLMGMPRRVYTYPALSGWEALNLFSTVSGFVLGVGLLVLLVNLWRSRTHGAVAGPDPWNGWTLEWLSSSPPRRENFVALPPLHSRRPLWDLKHPDDMDHVRPPRHDRQGRPIRDEEREHR, encoded by the coding sequence GTGAATCAGCGTGTTCCTGCCGTGTCCGCTGCGCCGGCCGCTGCCCCGGCCCTGTCCTGGTGGCGCCTCTTCACGTCCACCGACCACAAGAGCATCGGCCTGACCTACATGGGCGTGGCCGCCGTGTTTCTGGTGCTGGGCGGCCTGGAAGCGCTGGTGATGCGCCTGCAGCTGGCCGTGCCGAACAACCACCTGCTGGTGGGCGAGGCGTACAACCGCTTCCTGACCATGCACGGCACCACCATGATCTTCTTCGTGCTGCTGCCGCTGCTGCTGGGCTTCACCAACTACCTGCTGCCGCTGCAGATCGGCGCCCGGGACATGGCCTTTCCACGCCTGAACGCCTTCTCGCTGTGGCTGCTGGTGGGCGGCGGCCTGCTGCTGTACCTCAGCCCCTTTACCGGCTCACCGTCGCAGGGGTGGTTCAGCTACGCGCCGCTCAGCGAAACGGCCTTCACGCCGCAGCGCGGGGTGGACCTGTGGTCGGTGGCGCTGATCGTCAGCGGCTACGGCACCACCCTCACAGCGGTGAACATCCTGGTGACCGGCGCGCGGCTGCGCGCCCAGGGCATGCTGTACCGGCGGCTGCCGATGTTCGCGTGGATGGCCTGGGTCAACGGCTTCATCATCCTGTTCGCGCTGCCGTGCCTGACCGCCGTGCTGATGATGCTGGAGGTGGACCGGCTGCTGGGCGCCGGGCTCTTCACGCGCGGCGACCCGGTGCTGTGGCAGCACTACTTCTGGCTGTTCGGGCACCCGGAGATCTACCTGCTGATCCTGCCGGCCTGGGGCATCATCAGCGAGATCATCCCGGTGTTCTCGCGCAAGCCGATCTTCGGCTACGAGTTCGTGGCGTGGTCGAGCGTGGCGATCGCCTTCCTGAGTTTCGCGGTGTACGCGCACCACATGTTCGCGGTGGGCCTCGGCTGGCCGGTGGACCTCGCGTTCGGCACCACCTCGATGCTGATCGCCATTCCCACCGGCATCAAGGTGTTCAACTGGCTGGCGACCATGTGGAAGGGCAGCGTGCGCTACACCCTGCCGATGCTGTACGCCGCCGCCTTCATCGTGCAGTTCACCTTCGGCGGGGTATCGGGCGTGACGTTCGCGGTGGTCCCGATCGACTGGCAGCTGACCGACACCTACTACGTGGTGGCGCATTTCCACTACGTGCTGTTCGGCGGGTCGCTGTTCGCGGTGCTGGCCGGGCTGCACTACTACTACCCGAAGTTCACCGGGCGCTTCCTGGATGAGCGGCTGGGCCGCTGGGGCTTCTGGCTGAACGTGATCGGCTTCAACGGGGTGTTCCTGGTGCAGCACCTGCTGGGCCTGATGGGCATGCCGCGCCGCGTGTACACCTACCCGGCCCTGAGCGGGTGGGAAGCGCTCAACCTGTTCTCCACCGTGAGCGGCTTCGTGCTGGGCGTGGGCCTGCTGGTGCTGCTGGTGAACCTGTGGCGCAGCCGCACCCACGGCGCCGTGGCCGGGCCGGACCCGTGGAACGGCTGGACGCTGGAATGGCTGAGCAGCAGCCCGCCCCGGCGCGAGAACTTCGTGGCGCTGCCGCCGCTGCACTCCCGCCGGCCGCTGTGGGACCTGAAACACCCGGACGACATGGATCACGTGCGCCCGCCCCGCCACGACCGCCAGGGCCGGCCGATCCGCGACGAGGAGCGTGAGCACCGGTGA
- a CDS encoding hydroxyacid-oxoacid transhydrogenase, with translation MDAGWELQRLGVRRALVVTDPRVAVLDTTRRVLQVIEAAGIETVLFDGVRVEPTLASLEAAVQAARDAQVDGYVAIGGGSCIDTAKVANLVVSDGGQIMQYVNLPIGEGRRPGAPLRPLLALPTTSGSGSEATTVAILDLPDLGVKTGISHRSLRPSQAIVDPELAATAPAAVTAAAGLDVVCHAAESFLSRPYTSRPRPERPEDRPPYQGRNPVSDLWSAAAIEAGGRYLRRAVYDPADVEARGRMMLSATMAGVGFGSAGVHIPHACAYPVAGLRHTYRAPGYPADHPFVPHGFSVIVTAPAAFRFTYDADPERHEEAARLLGGAGEAQGRDALPAALTQLMRDVGAPSGLRELGYDRSDLPQLVEGALKQTRLLAVAPVQPSPDDLQRILAESLELW, from the coding sequence ATGGACGCCGGCTGGGAGCTGCAGCGGCTGGGCGTGCGCCGCGCCCTGGTCGTGACCGATCCACGGGTGGCCGTGCTGGACACCACCCGGCGGGTGCTGCAGGTCATCGAGGCGGCCGGCATCGAGACGGTCCTCTTCGACGGCGTCCGGGTCGAACCGACGCTCGCCTCGCTGGAGGCGGCGGTGCAGGCGGCCCGGGACGCGCAGGTGGACGGCTACGTGGCCATCGGCGGCGGGTCCTGCATCGACACCGCCAAGGTGGCCAACCTGGTGGTCAGTGACGGCGGCCAGATCATGCAGTACGTGAACCTGCCGATCGGGGAGGGCCGGCGGCCAGGCGCGCCGCTGCGCCCGCTGCTGGCGCTGCCCACCACCTCCGGCTCCGGCTCCGAGGCGACCACCGTGGCGATCCTGGACCTGCCGGACCTGGGGGTCAAGACCGGCATCTCGCACCGCTCGCTGCGGCCCAGCCAGGCGATCGTGGACCCGGAACTGGCGGCCACCGCACCGGCCGCCGTGACGGCCGCCGCCGGGCTGGACGTGGTGTGCCACGCGGCCGAGTCGTTCCTGAGCCGGCCGTACACGTCGCGCCCACGGCCGGAACGGCCGGAGGACCGGCCCCCGTACCAGGGCCGCAACCCGGTCTCGGACCTGTGGTCGGCGGCGGCCATCGAGGCGGGCGGCCGCTACCTGCGCCGGGCCGTCTACGATCCGGCGGACGTGGAGGCGCGCGGCCGGATGATGCTCAGCGCGACCATGGCGGGCGTGGGCTTCGGCTCGGCCGGGGTGCACATTCCGCACGCGTGCGCCTACCCGGTCGCCGGGCTGCGGCACACCTACCGGGCGCCCGGCTATCCGGCCGACCACCCGTTCGTGCCGCACGGCTTCAGCGTGATCGTGACCGCGCCGGCCGCCTTCCGGTTCACCTACGACGCCGACCCCGAGCGGCACGAGGAGGCGGCCCGGCTGCTGGGCGGGGCCGGCGAGGCGCAGGGCCGCGACGCCCTGCCCGCCGCCCTGACCCAGCTGATGCGCGACGTGGGCGCCCCCAGCGGCCTGCGTGAGCTGGGCTACGACCGCTCAGACCTGCCGCAGCTGGTGGAGGGCGCGCTGAAACAGACCCGTCTGCTGGCGGTGGCGCCGGTGCAGCCGTCCCCGGACGACCTGCAGCGCATCCTGGCCGAGTCGCTGGAGCTGTGGTGA
- a CDS encoding GNAT family N-acetyltransferase: MTISVATDLPAAAYQMLGAFRCSLLGYERGSAERIRAGGLTPQQYALLVMIAGREDEPPSVGEAAQELMLSHNSAVELSQRAEKAGLLCREVDPERGSRTLLTLTPEGAARTDAITRRLISELGLERLQVQMAVDRWRTLLQSGRFNDALSSGGRMDAGPPEFSCTPATAAEQPTVWRLLQLQLHVLARCHGVPVGEDGEYPYPDFGRYWAGAGDQAWLIRVERRPAGLALLHHHADEPRTELAELHLLPDAQGRGVGRAVMRQLFAHHPGRWSVQYHEDDLAARHFWHSVLHGLQLTADEERGATLPLGTGRRLHFQVPAGEGRS, from the coding sequence ATGACCATCTCCGTCGCCACCGACCTGCCCGCGGCGGCCTATCAGATGCTGGGGGCGTTTCGTTGCAGTCTGCTGGGGTATGAGCGGGGGAGCGCCGAGCGAATCCGGGCCGGCGGGCTGACCCCGCAGCAGTACGCGCTGCTGGTGATGATCGCAGGCCGCGAGGACGAGCCGCCCAGCGTCGGTGAGGCGGCCCAGGAGCTGATGCTCAGCCACAACAGCGCGGTGGAGCTGTCGCAGCGCGCCGAGAAGGCGGGGCTGCTGTGCCGCGAGGTGGATCCGGAGCGGGGCAGCCGCACGCTGCTGACCCTCACTCCGGAGGGCGCGGCCCGCACCGACGCCATCACCCGTCGGCTGATCTCGGAACTGGGCCTGGAGCGGCTGCAGGTCCAGATGGCAGTGGACCGCTGGCGGACCCTGCTGCAGTCAGGCCGGTTCAATGACGCGCTCAGCTCGGGCGGCCGGATGGACGCGGGGCCGCCGGAGTTCAGCTGCACGCCGGCCACCGCCGCTGAGCAGCCGACGGTGTGGCGGCTGCTGCAGCTTCAGCTGCACGTGCTGGCCCGCTGCCACGGGGTGCCGGTGGGCGAGGACGGCGAGTACCCCTATCCGGACTTTGGGCGCTACTGGGCGGGCGCAGGCGATCAGGCGTGGCTGATCCGGGTGGAGCGCCGGCCGGCCGGGCTGGCGCTGCTCCACCACCATGCAGACGAGCCGCGCACCGAACTTGCCGAGCTGCACCTGCTTCCAGACGCGCAGGGCCGGGGCGTGGGCCGGGCCGTGATGCGTCAGCTGTTCGCTCATCACCCGGGCCGCTGGTCGGTGCAGTACCACGAAGATGATCTGGCGGCCCGCCACTTCTGGCACAGCGTGCTGCACGGCCTGCAGCTGACGGCGGACGAGGAGCGGGGGGCCACGCTCCCGCTCGGCACCGGCCGTCGCCTGCACTTTCAGGTGCCGGCCGGTGAGGGCCGGTCTTGA
- a CDS encoding c-type cytochrome, producing the protein MRRVVVPVAVLGALLAVGGVIYALRPVTPPEQPMPVGDVARGSTLVDQHYCADCHGGKGQPTNGDIPNLGGQQVDFLYKNMLLFHHRQGNLPDTMVTSMINVFPTLDAQQISDIATYYAAQKPVDPWPGIPGSNMTRARALYRNGDPARAVVACQICHAENARGDAARGTPSLLHQSPGYTLTYLRTVRASPPGNQPGQNAMHVETQHLTDDELKDLANYVATLTPGAAKP; encoded by the coding sequence GTGAGGCGCGTGGTGGTGCCGGTGGCGGTGCTGGGCGCGCTGCTCGCGGTGGGCGGCGTCATCTATGCGCTGCGGCCGGTGACGCCGCCCGAACAGCCGATGCCGGTGGGCGACGTGGCGCGCGGCAGCACGCTGGTGGACCAGCACTACTGCGCCGACTGCCACGGCGGCAAGGGCCAGCCGACCAACGGCGACATTCCCAACCTGGGCGGCCAGCAGGTGGACTTCCTGTACAAGAACATGCTGCTCTTCCACCACCGTCAGGGCAACCTCCCCGACACGATGGTGACCAGCATGATCAACGTCTTCCCCACCCTCGACGCCCAGCAGATCTCGGACATCGCCACCTACTACGCCGCCCAGAAGCCGGTGGACCCGTGGCCCGGCATTCCCGGCAGCAACATGACCCGCGCCCGCGCCCTGTACCGGAACGGCGACCCGGCCCGCGCGGTGGTGGCCTGCCAGATCTGCCACGCCGAGAACGCCCGCGGCGACGCGGCGCGCGGCACCCCGTCGCTGCTGCACCAGAGTCCCGGCTACACGCTCACCTACCTGCGAACGGTGCGGGCCTCGCCGCCCGGGAATCAGCCGGGCCAGAACGCCATGCACGTCGAGACGCAGCACCTCACCGACGACGAGCTGAAAGACCTGGCCAATTACGTCGCCACCCTCACCCCCGGAGCAGCCAAACCATGA
- a CDS encoding acyl-CoA thioesterase: MTPETLADYPHTLPLTTRWMDNDAYGHVNNVIYYALFDTVVNTYLIRAGVLDVQRGPVIGLVVESGCRYFAPLSYPDEVTAGLRVARIGTSSVRYEIGLFRSGEVQPAATGHFVHVYVDREGRRPTPLPPALRAAVERLAGPPGS; the protein is encoded by the coding sequence GTGACGCCGGAGACGCTGGCCGACTACCCGCACACGCTGCCGCTCACCACCCGCTGGATGGACAACGACGCCTACGGCCACGTCAACAACGTCATCTACTACGCCCTCTTCGACACGGTGGTCAACACTTACCTGATCCGGGCGGGGGTGCTGGACGTGCAGCGCGGCCCGGTGATCGGGCTGGTGGTGGAGTCCGGCTGCCGCTACTTCGCGCCGCTTTCTTACCCGGACGAGGTGACGGCCGGGCTGCGGGTGGCGCGCATCGGCACCAGCAGCGTCCGCTACGAGATCGGGCTGTTCCGCAGCGGCGAGGTGCAGCCGGCCGCCACCGGCCATTTCGTGCATGTGTATGTGGACCGCGAGGGGCGGCGGCCCACGCCGCTGCCGCCGGCCCTGCGCGCGGCGGTGGAGCGGCTGGCCGGCCCGCCGGGCAGCTGA
- a CDS encoding HD-GYP domain-containing protein, which yields MRLTRRALEAADLSSAVVPTLQELVDRTAAAGSAYFQTDGLRPAYHARVAAGQMPEGAAMAAILAHGLPAETPLMHALRGATVPLFFDDTHLATEAAGFPELGVRSLAAAPVRGRDGTLLGAFLMHTFVRHRWSTTEAELFTAVAETMATLTARLAAEEGLLAARESALRALGLGLEYKDRETLGHTDRVTHLAVQLGQRLALSPETLQALRWGAYLHDVGKLAVPDQVLLKPGRLDTGEWALMQTHVLEGERFAETLGFLPVGARAVIAGHHERWDGSGYPRGLGGEQIPLLARMFALCDVYDALTSERPYKAAWSPEAALQELDAQAGRQFDPQLAASFVAMLQDTPAGRA from the coding sequence GTGCGCCTGACCCGCCGCGCGCTGGAGGCGGCCGACCTGAGCAGCGCGGTGGTGCCCACCCTGCAGGAGCTGGTGGACCGCACGGCCGCCGCCGGTTCCGCCTACTTCCAGACCGACGGGCTCCGCCCGGCCTACCACGCGCGGGTCGCCGCTGGCCAGATGCCCGAAGGCGCGGCGATGGCCGCCATCCTGGCGCACGGGCTGCCGGCCGAGACCCCGCTGATGCACGCGCTGCGCGGCGCCACGGTGCCGCTGTTCTTCGACGACACGCACCTGGCCACGGAGGCCGCCGGCTTTCCGGAGCTGGGGGTGCGCTCGCTGGCGGCCGCACCGGTCCGGGGGCGTGACGGCACGCTGCTCGGCGCCTTCCTGATGCATACCTTCGTGCGGCACCGCTGGAGCACCACCGAGGCCGAACTGTTCACGGCGGTGGCCGAGACGATGGCGACCCTGACCGCCCGGCTGGCCGCCGAAGAAGGGCTGCTCGCGGCGCGCGAGTCGGCGCTGCGGGCGCTGGGGCTGGGCCTGGAGTACAAGGACCGCGAGACGCTGGGCCACACCGACCGGGTGACGCACCTGGCCGTGCAGCTGGGCCAGCGGTTGGCGCTGAGTCCGGAGACGCTGCAGGCGCTGCGCTGGGGCGCGTACCTGCACGACGTGGGGAAACTGGCGGTGCCGGATCAGGTGCTGCTGAAGCCGGGCCGGCTGGACACCGGGGAATGGGCCCTGATGCAGACGCATGTGCTGGAGGGCGAACGCTTCGCCGAGACGCTGGGGTTTCTGCCGGTGGGCGCCCGGGCGGTGATCGCCGGGCATCACGAGCGCTGGGACGGGAGCGGCTACCCGCGCGGGCTGGGCGGCGAGCAGATCCCGCTGCTGGCCCGGATGTTTGCCCTGTGTGACGTGTACGACGCGCTGACCAGCGAGCGGCCCTACAAAGCCGCCTGGAGTCCGGAGGCGGCGCTGCAGGAGCTGGACGCGCAGGCGGGCCGGCAGTTCGACCCGCAGCTGGCCGCCAGCTTCGTGGCGATGCTGCAGGACACGCCCGCCGGACGTGCCTGA
- a CDS encoding c-type cytochrome produces MRRALGVGAALLGALAVLALTAASSGTRPSVPANAQTAPGVLAAQLGCPVCHGQRGQAPLSNIPSLAGQHAEWLEARLEAFRAQAQAGEDGIMPRYARHLTDAQIRALAGAYSRDPLPHPTRVLQAQLVSEGQALYERGRPYQGQIACATCHGSAGSGGTTPLVPRIGGQHGGYVIYRLNVYRQLPARPDQPSAQAMRTVARTLSDRDIQAVAAYVQQLPTGSFQ; encoded by the coding sequence ATGAGGCGGGCGCTGGGCGTGGGCGCGGCGCTGCTGGGCGCGCTGGCGGTGCTGGCCCTCACCGCCGCCAGCTCCGGCACCCGGCCGTCGGTGCCGGCCAATGCCCAGACGGCGCCGGGCGTGCTGGCCGCCCAGCTCGGCTGCCCGGTGTGCCACGGGCAGCGCGGCCAGGCGCCGCTGTCGAACATTCCCTCGCTGGCCGGGCAGCACGCCGAGTGGCTGGAGGCCCGGCTCGAGGCGTTCCGGGCCCAGGCTCAGGCGGGCGAGGACGGCATCATGCCCCGTTACGCCCGCCACCTCACCGACGCCCAGATCCGGGCGCTGGCCGGCGCCTACAGCCGCGACCCGCTCCCCCACCCCACCCGGGTGCTGCAGGCGCAGCTGGTCTCGGAAGGGCAGGCGCTGTACGAGCGCGGCCGCCCGTATCAGGGGCAGATCGCCTGCGCCACCTGCCACGGCTCGGCCGGCAGCGGCGGCACCACGCCGCTGGTGCCGCGCATCGGCGGGCAGCACGGCGGCTACGTGATCTACCGGCTGAACGTGTATCGCCAGCTGCCGGCCCGGCCGGACCAGCCGTCGGCCCAGGCGATGCGGACGGTGGCCCGCACGCTGAGTGACCGGGACATCCAGGCGGTGGCCGCCTACGTGCAGCAGCTGCCCACCGGGAGCTTCCAGTGA
- a CDS encoding cytochrome c oxidase subunit 3, with protein sequence MPNDRASRTHLGMLAFLASDTVIFLLLVVSNVYLRRTEDHGGQTLLDPAHMLIFSVLLWGSSAVLVLAERQRERRDPRGAGALYLVTALLGAAFAVAQGLEWSHLMARGGTVSASLFFATFYTTTGLHGLHVLLGLPMLVGLSVLSFRGLIGRRAPGVAAAALYWHFVDAVWLALYLVFYVWRGP encoded by the coding sequence GTGCCGAACGATCGCGCCTCGCGCACCCACCTGGGCATGCTGGCGTTCCTGGCCAGCGACACCGTGATCTTTCTGCTGCTGGTGGTGTCGAACGTCTACCTGCGCCGTACCGAGGACCACGGAGGGCAGACGCTGCTGGACCCGGCGCATATGCTGATCTTCAGCGTGCTGCTGTGGGGGTCGAGCGCGGTGCTGGTGCTGGCCGAGCGGCAGCGCGAACGCCGGGACCCGCGAGGGGCCGGAGCACTCTATCTGGTGACGGCGCTGCTGGGCGCGGCCTTCGCCGTGGCGCAGGGCCTGGAGTGGAGCCACCTGATGGCGCGCGGCGGCACCGTCAGCGCCAGCCTGTTCTTCGCCACCTTCTACACCACCACCGGGCTGCACGGCCTGCACGTGCTGCTGGGCCTGCCGATGCTGGTGGGGCTATCGGTGCTGAGCTTCCGGGGGCTGATCGGGCGCCGCGCGCCGGGCGTGGCGGCCGCCGCGCTGTACTGGCACTTCGTGGACGCCGTGTGGCTGGCGCTGTATCTGGTGTTCTACGTCTGGAGGGGGCCGTGA
- a CDS encoding LysM peptidoglycan-binding domain-containing protein has translation MGRLPENALLPAWTTAVRRLHHTTRFAGLATAALTLLTVGPATRVDAATYTVRPGDTLYRVARDHGTDPTTLQRLNRLTSDTVTVGQRLQVPDGGATSTPAPVRSPATPTATVRPAGTVSAPRLDPGKVSGPVAWAVQPPATVASFIGGLPGPGNLSGFGDLLPLRTFLKGLTFDYQTYNNCGPSALSAVLGFYRVKISQDVIRQSTRPDGGYMQVSAIAPELARFGLRTLTIRNGQLSQIKRLLALGIPVIVLQWYDRPGHINHFRVVRGYDDQAGVVWVSDSMVGPVAYLSYASFDALWNTQGRKMFPVYPNGYDPLVRQLL, from the coding sequence GTGGGTAGATTGCCAGAGAATGCGCTGCTTCCCGCCTGGACCACCGCGGTCCGGCGGCTTCATCACACGACACGCTTTGCCGGTCTGGCCACCGCGGCCCTGACGCTGTTGACCGTCGGGCCCGCCACCCGGGTGGACGCCGCGACCTACACGGTGCGGCCAGGCGACACGCTCTACCGGGTGGCCCGCGACCACGGCACCGACCCCACGACCCTGCAGCGGCTCAACCGGCTGACCAGCGACACAGTGACGGTGGGCCAGCGGCTGCAGGTGCCGGACGGCGGCGCCACATCAACACCGGCACCAGTCCGCTCCCCCGCGACGCCCACCGCCACGGTGCGCCCCGCCGGCACCGTGAGTGCGCCGCGGCTGGACCCGGGCAAGGTGAGTGGGCCGGTGGCCTGGGCGGTGCAGCCGCCCGCCACGGTCGCCAGTTTCATCGGGGGGCTGCCGGGGCCCGGCAACCTGAGCGGCTTCGGTGACCTGCTGCCGCTGCGGACCTTTCTCAAGGGCCTGACCTTCGACTACCAGACCTACAACAACTGCGGGCCCAGCGCCCTCTCGGCGGTGCTGGGCTTCTACCGGGTCAAGATCAGCCAGGACGTGATCCGCCAGAGCACCCGGCCGGACGGCGGCTACATGCAGGTGAGCGCCATCGCGCCGGAGCTGGCCCGCTTCGGCCTGCGCACGCTGACCATCCGCAACGGCCAGCTGAGCCAGATCAAGCGGCTGCTGGCGCTGGGCATCCCGGTGATCGTGCTGCAGTGGTACGACCGGCCCGGTCACATCAACCACTTCCGGGTGGTGCGCGGCTACGACGATCAGGCGGGGGTGGTGTGGGTCAGTGACAGCATGGTGGGGCCGGTGGCCTACCTGAGCTACGCCAGCTTCGACGCGCTGTGGAACACCCAGGGCCGCAAGATGTTCCCGGTCTACCCCAACGGCTACGACCCGCTGGTGCGGCAGCTGCTGTAG